The segment ATTCTTCATCTTAGGTAATGAAGGTGGGCGGCTCGTCGTCTTTGAAAAAGGAAGGGATGATTCTTGCCAAACTCTGTCATGCCCATCCTCCTTggagtttaaaaaaaaagatccCCTTATGTTTTTCCGTCTTCTTCTCTGCCGAAAGGAAAGACAAAGGCGAGGGAGTCCTCGAACGGGGAAACCCACGATTGAGAGGTCAGATCACACCATCCTCATTGATCCAACTCGGGTTGGTATGCTCACAAAGAGAGACCCTACCACATGTGTTTCAGTTTGAGAGCCACCCTGTTTTCTCGATGTCTTCTTCTCTTTCGGGTGGGAGGCATTCTTCAATAGCTTTCATTACTGAGGGGCCCAATCCTAAGAATAAGAGTATCAAAAGACTCGATCTATCCGACCTTACCATAGTCTCCCTCGAGGCGCGGTCAACCTAGCAGGTGTCATACCTTCAAAAGAGATGGCTCAGACAGATTAGCTATAATGCGCAGTTAGATACTTCGATGGCTCTCGAACTAGCTGTGTTAAGCATATAGCTAGCCTTCTATTACCTTATTTCTCCAAATTTATGAATCCATAATTGTTGCCATTCAGTCTCTTATTAGCGATAGGGGCCGTCATCCAACATGCTTCTATCTAAGTGATTTCATACCTTATTCCCTCCGCCACCCTCACCCTTCTAAGCTCCTTTGCCCTATGCCTTTAGTTAGTCTGCTTTGAATGATCATTTCACTCTTCGAAGGTGAGCGAAGTACTTCGAGGGATTAGATGGAAGGAACCTCTGCTAAGAATGGAATACAATTATTTGTGTCCTTATTTAGCTTTCAAGTGGGAGAGGACTTCCATAGAGTGAGCCCTTCGATCGCGGTGCTCATCTTACCACCCTAACTACTAGCGCAGTCCAACTTATCCCTGCTAACCCACAACTAAAGCACCATGACTCTTTGATTCCGAAATGCGGCCGAGGGCATCGGAAAGGACACATCACACGCCCTAACTCCACGAAGGGATGGATGGAATAGACAGGCACAAACCGTTGACCCTAATCTTACCAAGATATACAGGTATTCAATCCAGAATGGGCACAGAAACTGTTCAGGAAGTGAATAAAGCAGAAAGATACACATTAGTATTGGACTTAACCCCAGAGGAGAAAGAAGAACCTCCGCTTGTCCTAGAGCTAGCCTCAGAGTCAGAAGTTTATGTTAACCATACCACTAGGACAGGAAGGGTCTATCAACCGCCTCATTTGCAAGGCTAAGAAGAGCAAGAATCTATTATGCCTTTCGCTCAGTTATGAGCCAACAGGAATTTGACTGGATTGAGACTCACGGTGCTTACACCTCTAAAGTCAGCCTCGCTCAACAATTCCTCGAGACCAAAGCAAAAGTTCTCTTTCGATCCCAAGGAGTTCATTACCTATTATTGTTGGCTATTCCAATGCCAATGCCAATGATAGAGAGATTAGGGGAATATACTGACCGAGAAGAGAGAGTAAGACCCTAAATGCTTACGGGACAGAGAGGACGCTAGTGAGATGCGCAGGTGTATGAGCTCTGAGATGTGTAGGTAGAAAGAGAAGAAGTCGTTCCAACTGGTCCTATCATCCTAGGGTAGTAGTCAATCCGATGTAGCTAATCCGACCGGCATTAGTAGACGAGTACAAATGAATATAGTAGCCCTATACAATAGACGGTAGTTCCATTAGAAATTCTATGTAAAAAGTAACCTACCGGTTACAAAGGCCTATGAATTTACAAAGTCAACATCGGAGAGTCTTCTTAACAGCTGTACTAATGTCGTTCGCCTTGACTTTAGTCATGTAGAGCATTTTCTTTTGGCATAGGAGCCTTCTAGGCCTACTGACTCTTATCTAAAGGGGCATATCGAGATCCCTTAGCCCACAAAGCCCTTGAGTTTCCTTCTCTGCTTCGCACCATCGTGACACTCACCCTTCGTTACCCAGCCCATCGCTAACGCTCAGCCTCGTCTTTTGATTTGACGACCTATTTCCCTCTTTCTCTATTTAGGATAGAAAGCATAAGGTCGCAAGTGAAGCTTCTGGAGAGAGCAATGAAAGAGTTAGAATTGGACCCATAACATTGACACAGGGAGAATCCATTGCTTGGTTTCCCACAGGCAGAAAAGGACTTGGCCTGGATGTAAACtgtaaaatgaaaagaaaattgtagTATCCAAAAGGGCAGCTAAGCTAGCAATCCGAACAAGAAGATCTTCCCGTGGACTCAACAGGGTTCACGAATCTTATCAACTATTTACATGAAGTAAAGTTGGAATAGATCCCAGACTTCGGAGATAGCCACCACTACTACTACTTTAGAAAGGACCGAATGGCGTGCCTTATACCTTTCAAATGAATGGTGGGGAGACCGGAATCGCTTTTGTCGCTCCGGATTTCCTCTTAGCCGAAAGGGTCGAGGCAGGAAGGAGAACGCTATATATACACCTTTTTGTACCTGGGACTAGACATAATAGCTTGAGAAAGGCTCGGGAAAGTACGTTGTGTATTTTATAGCACACGAGATAGGCGGCTTGGCTTAGAGCCTACACCAATCTATCTGTTCTATCTGTAATAGTTCGATCTGTCTTTCTGAGATGagaatttgttttgaaatagCTAGATTAGAACTGGCCGCCTTGCCTTGGCTTATTGTGTGATTTTTGAGCAGGAGCGAGTTGTCTTTGGCACAATCTGTACTGTAGCCGGGAAAGCAGGAGTCAAGTTGTTCACAAGCAGTGGTTATGAGCCGCATCTAAAGCCAATCCATTTACAAGTGAAATCTTGCCCAACTCCAACTACAAGGAAAGAAAGGGGTGAGGTGCTCATTCTGTATAAATTGGGTCTCTCGGAACCATGGGCGGCGAAAACTAGGATGGAATCATAGGTAAGGGATGACATAACTGGGGAGTAGGAATGTCAGATCCGTTTTTTCCCAACATTATGAACTCTTCAACTTGTAGTCCACCAAGAGGCTCAATCCTCTCCTGACTTACGTCTGAGCCCAGGTTTGTAAACCAGCCATTCAATGGAAGACTTTGTCCTCTTATTTATGTTAAGCATTAGGGTCCTTCACATAATCTCGAACCGTGCCCCTTCCTCAATGAGTCACGAGCGAGCCATGCcacattgcatgggaggaacTGATCCTTCACTTCCCTTTTGAGCTTTCGATTCTATTCTAGACCGCTTGATATCATATCTTACCAGCCCCACCGGGGTGGCTTCCGCGTCACCCCCAGTTGCTCCATTCTCGATCCCTGAGTGATAGAATAGCTATAAGCTAGCCCACCCCCACCTTGATGAGTTTCACTAAGAAACCGGGGGGTGCCTATGTGACTAACATAGGGCTCTGCCTTACCAAGCAGAGTGAGGTTAGAAACTCCAATTTTGTGATAGGACTGACCCTGGTGAGAACCAGCCTATCACGCCACCGAGGTTCCGCCTCGTTTGCCTTAGTCTTGCAATCTAAGGGTGAAGGAGTCATCCAGCCACCGGGATTGGTTACCcggtgatgagttcaaatttttgccctcatttaatatttaaatttggggatttaattgaattttctgtgcttaaagattgatttaattaggatttgtgattattggatttattgagtaagtttggtaaaagtggcgtaaaaattgattttagttgcataaaatattattggatattctaacgtttgttaatgtagctggaatttatttttggtcaattaatagtgtgattttgaaatattcaaagttacaaaataagtccaaaatcaagaaattctgaaaaagaataaatcaggagctaaatgcacccccagttttaagttgcacccctcctaccacttaaactccactcaaccagatcatgccatgtggcaatccccaccttttaaatttagccaaccataagccgccacgtgtcataatcctccactcaccaaattgaccactcagattctgccacgtcatcatctactccatctcactcatgaaaccctaaccctaattttcttctctccttccaccaccatggcagccgccgccgcacctcctcacctcgccGGCGACGCACCAGCAACCACGGCAGCAACCATCTTCAACCTCCATCTCCAACACACCTGTCCGCGCAGACCTGCAACCGCCGTTTCCGGCCACCACAATTCTGCAGCACCAACTTCTCGCCACCATGGACCAATCTCGCCTCCGCACCTGCAGCGACGCGTCACCACCGCGTCCCAGCTTACTCCTCCATCTCTCCCGCAACTCACCTCGCCGACCACCATCGCAGCTCCGCGCACCACCACCACGAACCTGCATCCGTCGCGCAATCCTGCAGAAGCACCGCAACACCACCACAGATCGCGCGCTTCTCGCCGCAGTTCCGTCACCACTGCACCAGCCTCGAATCCACCTTCAGATTCACGACCACCACGCATCTTCTTCCTTCACGCATTGCAGCGCCGTCCACGCGCACCAGCAGCGTCCACAAACCTCCACCACCACGCCTTCATCGCCGGAGAAGGAGGAGTAGCCGCGCCGTCAGCCGTCAttgccatctccatctccattgcatctgcagaaaccctaattctggagagagaaaatgaactgccacgtgtcagcatctgataggcagtcaactggtcaaactctggtcaaactggtcaaactctggtcaattttgtaaaaatgcttaaatgtgaggggcagaattggaaattggacaggaattaagttgctaattaattaaataaaaataaaagattttagcaactgacagataaagcccaaagtccagttgaagcctatataaagagacttaagggagcagaagcgggacTTACAATTGagagctgacagcttagacacttagaactctctggttttggcagataccgtctccaccacatctctcattctttcttttattttcttttcatcatattatcatgtattccatcaaagccatggagggctaagctttaagggttgattccactgtaatttcttaaatggattctgaggttagatgaatttatatgttttgttattttgattattgttgtggtttttgtttatctatgtcctttgcttctaaattgaatagaaaataatgattttaaatctacatgcatgctaatcatatgagttaagaggtttttaaataaaattgagactttactttgattttgtttagaaactttcatttgattaaataagtttttgccaataattgagactttaatttaattagaggtaattactttaactaaaattagtcaagactttactttgattaattaagttttctatttggtaaagaaataaaggaatagacatgattaggcatagtaaaattaattgagactgtactttgattaaatttactatggataatttaacaattctcacttttaattgagactgtactttgattaaaagtgaggatgccaacaaatgaattgagtctttacattgatttatttgtaaatgaacaacaataattaatttaacaataatctctagataaccaatgaagaatcttatttagaaaaggcagtggaattgacctatttactattactgtgtttacaatcttccgtgtcattttctttgcatatcaaaacccccctatttttataattgctagttttaattgcatttttgagaatcaaatatttgagatcaattccgtattcgttgtgagacgactcagggttatcttaaccctaactattttcttcactacaaactggcaatactgaagttgctaaagtagtggtaatttgatcgcctaacgacagcgatatcacccGGTTGACCCCTATCCGTATCTACATCTACGTCCTGATTGAGTTACATAGAAACTAAAAGAACTTGAAAGCAAGAGATCCAACAGGAATGAAAtgaatatctatttttaaataatcaagtGAAAAATCCCCCGAACCTCTGATCCGATAGCAGCTATAATATGCATCTACGACTAGCTACAGGAACTAGATGAAAACTTCTACAACAGGGTATCGAAGAATGCATTTCTGACATCGAGTCCTCAATCAATGTAGATGATTCAACAAGGTAGACCGAAGCAACTCGTCGATCAGCTATCACTACATCGTTGCCGAGAATGGCATAGCGATCAAACTAGTGACTGTCTACGGCTTATGCCTTCACTCGGGGGAGAGCACCCATCCAAAAAGCAGAAAAGTGAAGAAGTGACGTCCAAACCCTCGGATGGACCTAAACTAGACTCAGTCCGAGCTCCTGCAAGAGGGTCCAAAGTAGAGTGGCATGGAATCGGCCGGAAAAGACAGATCTTATCTTATAATTGCGTATATTGAGTGAGATGCCGCTTCAAAGATGCTGCTTACCTAGGATGGTGTGCTTTTCGCTCCTTTGGCTTTCTTTCTCCCAGAGACCATGCCATTCCTCGACACCGACCTTCAAACAAAGTCAGATGAGGAGCTGGCTTCCCTCAAAGTTGCTCTGGCTGACTTACCCGTTCCGCTTTGGGGCGGTTCTTCCTCCAGCAGCCTATTCTTTCACAGCTTCTATGCCAAGGGCTATTATATATATTCGATTATGCAAGATGTATTGGGGtcacataaaattatttatgaaaagaaaGCGCTCTTAGTTCAGTTCGGTAGAACGCGAGTCTCCAAAACCCGATGTCGTAGGTTCAAATCCTACAGAGCGTGATTCCATTCTTGTTAGATCGAGAATGACACTGAAATAATTGAACAGCAGTCTAAAGTCTGAATTTTACCTCCTGTGGATTAGgattaaaaacaaagaaagaggaGGTAAATAAACCAAAGAGATGTTAATGAAGAAAGGGTCCAAACGCGGAGGCAGTTCCAGTCCTTGTCGCAGCGCAGTAGTGAGTAGGTGATCCAACACCAGAGATAAAAGACGCAGCAGATTCATAGATATACTTACCTTAGTTATATAGATCGTTTACCTAGGTACGAGACCCTGAGGTCCATATCGGTAATAGAAAGACCTGCCACCAAAAGCATTTCGATGGAGCAGAAGTAGACCCTTCCCCCGCCATAATAGCACCACCTAGCTTCGGGATAGTAGTAGCACATATCTTTTTCTAGTGATCGTTATAGGGATAATGAAACCAATGATAGAGTTGACCTAGCCTAGCGACATCCATCCCTTGTCTCCGACCGGGAGATAGAGACTACTTCATGCGCAACTTCAACATCTCCAATCCAAGGGGTAggcctttttttttcaagaccCCCTTTCGGTTCGGAAAACGCATTGGCTTTCACTCAAGTTCGAGGATCCATTAAATAAAGCAAAAAATGCACGTTACAGACGAAAGGTAGATGTTCATTGGCGAATAAAGAGAATGCAAGCTATGCAAAAACGGATTTCACTGATTTTCTTAGCCGGAATGTGCCCTCAATCTCTTTCTGACACAGGGCTGAGCGCTCTAGAAGCGAAATAATTACCCTCGCAGGGTTGATGAACCTGCCTTTTTGGTTGGCGTGGGGTGAAAGACCTAGCAGCGGAAAGGCCGCTATTCCTGCTGACTAGCTTCTCGCGAACTATCCTATGCTCCGTTCGCTTGCTTGCTACTCACTGTAATTCACATTCACTGGCTTAAGAGCTAATGAATGCGGAGTAACAGTTGGTCCTTACTCTAACAAGTAAGTAAACCACCTTGGAATGCTCGTGCACTCATATAAGAGAAATCCGTAAATCAGGACAGGAACAGTATCCGGCAGTCAGGTACAAGCAAGTAAGAGAAGAAGGTCAAGGCCTGACTCCGTTCCTAAAGAAGGAATGGCGGGGCGAAAGAGCTACCTGGAAGCTAGTTACGGTTGTGCAAAGAATATGAAGGAAACTGGTACCCTATTAGATTAGTTCAGTCAGTTACAAGTGAGAAGAAGGATATCGGGTTCCAAAGACTCATCACAAATATCGTAGGTGATATCCGAAACCGCTGATGTTAGGATTAAGGAAGTAGACTAGAATCTCGGAACCAAGCTCAACGCGGCATGTTCCGATATTGCCAATACAGTCTTGTCCAGTAACCCGCTAGAACGATTAAGCCAGTGTCCTGATGAATCCTGTGGAACCTAGTATAGGATCTCGTCTGAGGATCCTCGGCATTCTGAGTGGATGTATGATTCTAGTCGAAAGCCCTAATCCATTCATCACAAAAGAAGCGCATCAGTACAAGCGGATATTGATCCTGCAAGTGGAGTGGCTCTCCATACTACCTACAGAGGTAGCTTGGGAGCACATgcctatatatatatgtgtactGTTCTTTtcgaaaaagaaagaataagagAAGCAAGGCATGCAAGGTTTGAAGACGCTCGACCGGAACAAGCAACGGACTTAGCGCACTAGCGCGAAAGCCTATAGCGTTAGGACGCGCTCTTGCTGGGAGAGGATGGGAAGTAGTACGCCCGGTTCACCAGGTTCTACCACTGCAGGGCCCAATCATACtaaaaagaagagtttgatcctGGCTCAGAAGGAACGCTAGCTATATGCTTAACACATGCAAGTCGAACGTTGTTTTCGGGGAGCTGGGCAGAAGGAAAAGAGGCTCCTAGCGTGAAGGTTGCTTGTCTCGCCCAGGAGGTGGGAACAGTTGAAAACAAAGTGGCGAACGGGTGCGTAATGCGTGGGAATCTGCCGAACAGTTCGGGCCCAATCCTGAAGAAAGCTAAAAAGCGCTGTTTGATGAGCCTGCGTAGTATTAGGTAGTTGGTTAGGTAAAGGCTGACCAAGCCAATGATGCTTAGCTGGTCTTTTCGGATGATCAGCCACACTGGGACTGAGACACGGCCCGGACTCCCACGGGGGGCAGCAGTGGGGAATCTTGGACAATGGGCGAAAGCCCGATCCAGCAATATCGCGTGAGTGAAGAAGGGCAATGCCGCTTGTAAAGCTCTTTCGTCGAGTGCGCGATCATGACAGGACTCGAGGAAGAAGCCCCGGCTAACTccgtgccagcagccgcggtaagaCGGGGGGGGGGGGGGCGAGTGTTCTTCGGAATGACTGGGCGTAAAGGGCACGTAGGCGGTGAATCGGGTTGAAAGTGAAAGTCGCCAAAAACTGGTGGAATGCTCTCGAAACCAATTCACTTGAGTGAGACAGAGGAGAGTGGAATTTCGTGTGTAGGGGTGAAATCCGCAGATCTACGAAGGAACGCCAAAAGCGAAGGCAGCTCTCTGGGTCCCTACCGACGCTGGAGTGCGAAAGCATGGGGAGCGAACGGGATTAGATACCCTGGTAGTCCATGCCGTAAACGATGAGTGTTCGCCCTTGGTCTACGTGGATCAGGGGCCCAGCTAACGCGTGAAACACTCCGCCTGGGGAGTACGGTCGCAAGACCGAAACTCAAAGGAATTGACGGGGGCCTGCACAAGCGGTGGAGCATGTGGTTTAATTCGATACAACGCGCAAAACCTTACCAGCCCTTGACATATGAACAACCAAACCAGTCCTTAACGGGATGGTACTGACTTTCATACAGGTGCTGCATGGCTGTCGTCAGCTCGTGTCGTGAGATGTTTGGTCAAGTCCTATAACGAGCGAAACCCTCGTTTTGTGTTGCTGAGACATGCGCCTAAGGATAAAGTCTTTGCAACCGAAGTGAGCCGAGGAGCCGAGTGACGCGCCAGCGCTACTAATTGAGTGCCAGCACGTAGCTGTGCTGTCAGTAAGAAGGGAGCCGGCGCCTTTCGAATTCGAAGCACTTTCTAGTGTGCGCTGTTTTTTGATTGCAGCTAGCGAGCAAGAAAACGGATGCGCGAATGCTATACGGCTTTCGCTCAATCCCTTGCTTGTTGCTTTACTAAATAGAAAGGGCTTTTCTCGCTTGTTTAGTAAAGTCCAGTTTTTGGCCTTATCTTGCAGGTGACGACGACATCGAGTTGGCGGCGGAGAAAGACTCGGCATTCAGGTGAGCCGCCCGGTGGTGTGGTACGTAGTGGGTTTAGTACGCCCCGCCAAAACCGAAACAAACGAAAAGGTGCATGCCGCACTCACGAGGGAATGCCAGTGATATACTGGAGGAAGGTGGGGATGACGTCAAGTCCGCATGGCCCTTATGGGCTGGGCCACACACGTGCTACAATGGCAATTACAATGGGAAGCAAGGCTGTAAGGCGGAGCGAATCCGGAAAGATTGCCTCAGTTCGGATTGTTCTCTGCAACTCGGGAACATGAAGTTGGAATCGCTAGTAATCGCGGATCAGCATGCCGCGGTGAATATGTACCCGGGCcctgtacacaccgcccgtcacACCCTGGGAATTGGTTTCGCCCGAAGCATCAGACCAATGATCACCCATTACTTCTGTGTACCACTAGTGCCACAAAGGCTTTTGGTGGTCTTATTGGCGCATACCACGGTGGGGTCTTCGACTGGGgtgaagtcgtaacaaggtagCCATAGGGGAACCTGTGGCTGGATGGAATCCTTCGCGATGGAAAAGCCCTCTTCCCCCTACCTACGTGGCTAGCTTGCTGGAATGCGGGCTTTGGGTCCAAAGGACACCGGGGGCGAGTCAAAAAAATCGTTCCATTTTCCTTTCCCTTCCGGTCGAGCACTTCGTTCCTTCTTGTTCATCAATCGGAAATCAAGACAAACCGGGCACTACGGTGAGACGTGAAAACACCCGATCCCATTCCGACCTCGATATGTGGAATCGTCTTGCGCCATATGTACTGAAATTGTTCGGGAGACATGGTCAAAGCCCggtttaaaactttaaaaacaatGGCATCGTCTAAGTGCTCTCACACTGAGATTTAGATGGTGATAAGGTTTTCCACCCTTCTGCGTAAGGATTGCCTGTCAGTTCTTACGTCCAATGAGGCAACAGTCTGGTAGATGAGATTAGTCCAACAAACCGTAAGTAACTTAGTGCAATAAAGGGAGACAAAGGTCAGCTCCCCACTAGTGAAAGCTGGTGTCTTCTGTTCTAGAAGAGCTGCAAGATTATGAGAGTTTGTTATGAGAGTCAGAATGTCGATCCTTGCCCTATTCCTTCTTGTCATAAAGACTTTAGTATGCTATTGCTTTTCTCTTGTACTCGGCTTTGATTTGAGTCTGCTTTTGGTCAAACTCAAATCAATGCTCCTTTTGAGATCGTTGCGCCTCCTCTTTAGTCGCCTTCTTGGTTGGGGATGGAAGGGAGCTGCCCTCTTTCATCTGATGACTCATTGTATCGAAGGGGTCTTCTCTTTCATGGAGGGGGACCTTACTTTATACGTAGGTGCCGACGGTGCCAGCTCTTCTAAGCGGCCGTCCATTGATCTCAATTTTCCTCCCACGGATGAGACAGAGCCAGAAACAACCTCGGAACCGCCGCAGGAAGAACTGGTTCTACGTCGTGAGATGGAAGAACATATTTTGAGGCGCTTAATGGCCACGGCTCCTCCTGGTACAACTTCAGAGCAGCTTTTAAACCAAGCTCGCGAAACCGCAGCATTCAAGCGTCAGATCGTAGACCGTATGCCCACATTGGATACCGGCCATTCTGCTTTTTGGAGAACGCACAGATATGGCCTCATTACTGATGCGCTTCTGACAAATAGACAACATGAAGACTCACCGAAACATCTGCGAACAATGTGGGAAGAAGTAAATCAACCAAATTCCGCcatttataagaaaatgataAGTGTTCGTCAGAATTTTCAGATGAAAGGTACCTTCCGATGTTGAAGATGGAAGCCGGTTAGCTCTTTCTGGTAGTGTAGTAGAAGCAGTCAGGGATCATCTAAACCAGCCCTCTATGTGTTTGGTCAGAGGGTGGAAAAGCCAGGATGAGCACTCCTAGTTTAGTCGTTTGGCGTGGTGCTACTGGATGCTTCTGATCAATAGAACGGGAAGAGTAGGAAAAAAAGCTTATGATGAGCATCTATTTGAGTCGATCATTTCCAAGATCTAATTCCAGTTTATTCTTATGTAGTGGAAAGGCCTTACAATCTGAAGTTTTACGCTTAGGGGAAGAAATGTTCTTGGTGGATGCAGGACCTGGGACCCCCAGAATTTGTATGCAAGATGAGCCTACAGGAGTGCCAATCAACCGAGCCACCAGGTTTGAGAATAAGGTGGGATCCCTGGATCTAGTGGCCGGTGAATCACTGATCAAAAAGAAGATTTTGGAGAGATTATTCATCGATCTAGTGGCCGGCGAATCACTGATCAAAGAGCGAGCAGCCGCCAGGTTTAATGATTTGGTGGGATCCACAGATGTAGTGGCTGGTGAACCGCTTCTTCTTCCACGAAGATTCAGACAAAACCTAGCTTGGATGGAACTGAACAAGATTTGGCGAACGAATACAAAGGTAAAAGGCTCTATTCTTAAGAAAGTAAAAGGAGGTTATTCAGTAGCCA is part of the Vigna unguiculata cultivar IT97K-499-35 unplaced genomic scaffold, ASM411807v1 contig_172, whole genome shotgun sequence genome and harbors:
- the LOC114171273 gene encoding uncharacterized protein LOC114171273; this encodes MMSIYLSRSFPRSNSSLFLCSGKALQSEVLRLGEEMFLVDAGPGTPRICMQDEPTGVPINRATRFENKVGSLDLVAGESLIKKKILERLFIDLVAGESLIKERAAARFNDLVGSTDVVAGEPLLLPRRFRQNLAWMELNKIWRTNTKVKGSILKKVKGGYSVAIAGFITFLRFRSHNKRRRKKISNNRFTIKSINPKRTNIVVF